gtacctttcacaccaaaacaccggggtgtccctGCAGTTTGgtctccggagaatgttcagctgttcaaccttTTACCTTTCACATCAAAACACTGGGGCGTCAACTAAATGTCTCcagagttttgcttttggtgtgaaaggggtaacAGTAGCTGTGACTCAAAGAAAAAAAcctgtttatacaacacgctaatTCAACCCGGTTCTCTGTTGGGGTGTTGTAAAAACACAACAGAAAGAGAAAGGGATTACATGTAATGACAAAACTACCTGGAAAGGCTACTTCGGGACCAGCCAAATCAGGTTGGTTGGTGAGCCTTTTTAAGTAGCCTCAGGGGACGAGTTGCACTTTATTATAGCAGCTTTTTGCTGACCTTCCTGTTCACAACATGGCAGTTAAAATTCATGTAGTACTAGTATAGCTATGTAACAGCTCAGTTTCATCTGTAAAAACCCGCATAATACTAAGAAGTGTGTAAAGTAAgaagggtgttgtataaacacagcctaACATTGCAAATGTTGCTTACATTAATACAATGACATCTGTTTCAAGGATTTTTTATTTCTAGACAACAAACCTTACATTTTATTCTGTATTCATTTAATTTCAGAAAATCGAAAGACTGAAATCTTCATTACATATGCTTGATGAAGCAAGACCAAAAAACaaacacactttttttgttgacACAGCAGAGGAAGGTACAACTTATTCATTTATctaaattttatttgtatttatatccAGCAGTGTAAAATAGACTAATAACTGGATAGGAAATAGGAATAACCTTTTTTGAGACTTGGATAGTTCACTGTTTTTGGCCAGTGGAGGAGAGAAAAATGACATTGCTAGGATTTGAACCTAGTACTTTAGAGTTgtaagcaagcatgttaaccaacAAAGTTCAGTACCATCATGTTATCTTTCACATGGACTTGAATGAGCGAATTCTTAATATCGTAAACAGTTGAATTAGGCATTTAgtttattaattttgtctaaGCATTGTATGTAAATCCTTTTCTTTTAGCATCAAATTTTGATCCTGCCAAGCACCTCAATACACATCCAGCTCTTATTGGCAGGACCTACAATAGACCAACAATGGAAACGCTGAAGAATCAAAGATTAGGGCAACATTATGATGAAGATTTTGTAAaagtaaagtttattttttgataatgtAGGGCGGTACATATGGTATCCCACAGAAACtggaaacattattttataatatttgaatttaatacTTCTTTGCATGCAAATAAGCATGATATTAACTTCTTCATTTTGACATGTTCTCTGATATTTAGGAAATCGAACTAGAAAGACGAAAAAAGTACAAAGAATTATCAGCAAGGATAGAACGGGAAAAGGAACTGTTTGTAATAGCTCAAAAGATGCAAGCAAAACGAGATATGCATGTAAGTATTTTTgggaaataaatgtttttgggaaataaatgttttacataaaaggaaaacatagcATTCTTGCTCTTTTTCTTTTCCCCAAAATGATTCACTATTTGATGTATTTATTAGGAAAAAAGACAGAAAGTAAAAGTGACTGATGAAACGGAAGATAAACCAGCAGTCTACAGGTGGTTTACTGAGAGGAAAAAATAACACATGTTATGACTGTGAATATCAATGGTAGGAGGAGAGCACTATTAATTGGAGCTTCACTTACACATTATATGAGTTGGTGTGTAAACCTGTAGCCAGGGGTTGAGCAGAATTCTAGAGACCAGTAACAGAAGTAATAAAGTGACTATTGACTTAGTCAAATGGTGGTAGAAATCGTGcccagggccgtagccagcatAAGGAAGACGAGGTGCTCGCCTCGTCTGAAATTTTcaattacattaataataattgtttttaaatcatctttgcctcgtctgttCTTAACCTCTCGCTACGGGCTTGGTGCCTAGTTCATTTTACTGACCATTGTCTTTATTGAGTACAAGGGTTGGatagaaataattaatttaaatgtgaaGTTAAATGTGCCAATAGATATACTATGTGTGGATGCACTATTGTTtagttttcattaaatattgaCTGTTCAGTTATGGTCTGTGTCATGTGCAAgctacatttttaaataaattaaataatggaaCCTAGTAGATGTGTTCACTTCTGTTTATTTTGACTTGATTCTTGTGAGCAAATCGCAACCGGTAAACCAAGTGCTGTGCAAAGCGCTACTCAAATAGCGCCAtctattttttgaacaaaaaagaaAACCATGTGTGTGAAAAAAGCACACGCGATCATCGGACATTATGTCGAATTTTCGAGAACTTGGTAggtgtttcaaacaaaaaataaacccAATTTTATATTGTTACCGATATTCAGATAAAAATATATGCTTTACTAATACTTCAAGAACTCTTAATAACCAATTGTGTTCAGGAACGGTTAGGTCGTACTCACAAGAACATCAAAATAATGCTAGGCCTAGAAAGTATGAAACCTGTGTTTGCCGAACATCAGCTGTCGGGCACGCGATGCGAATTCAAGCCGGTCAGCTAAATGATtataaattaggcctaggcctaacttcGGCGATACAAGTACGACCAGTCAGAAGTTATGCAACTCGGTTTACTGCAGCAAAATCGTATAAAgttaagaattattataaagaaatagCAAGTCAATTTTCTAGTCCTAGTCCAGTTTCAAATTCAAGATATTTTTCAAACTTTGCGTCGTTGAGTAGTATTTTTAATTGGAAAGGTGACGGCGATGGAAAAGGCCCGTCAAATGGAAGTAATGAAAGCAGTAGCAGCAGCAGTGACGGTGGAGATGAAGATAATAAAGATGATGGCAGTGGAGAAGATGACCCCCCTGCGAGTGGTGGAGAGGATGGTCAGCCAAAATATTCAGCAGGTCAAGGACCTGTTGTTCTTCCGACAATGGTGTCGTTGACACCAGTCACTGTTCCAGATGAGCTTTCGCCAATACCTGTTATAGCCGTCAACAGGAATCCAGTGTTTCcaaaatttgtgaaaatggtTGAAGTAAGTAAGTGAAAACCAACTTGATGATaactgacatttatttttatacactACAGTCATTGCTGTGAAAGCTTGTTTGAGAAAGCtctagttttaaaattaaatcaattcaatttattaattagctcatagagatattattataGTGAATGGTAGCCTACAAATAATGTCGTGCAGTGACACTGCCAATTGTCCAATTATTTAGGTGTAAGGTGTTACATAATaaccattatttattaatatattgtacTTTCATAATTGTATTACAAAACACAAGGGAGATTTTAAAATGTCTAAACTTCCATATTTTGTTGAACTTTTGCAGGTATCTGATAAaacattgattgatttaattaGGAGGAAATTCAAATTAAATCAGCCATATGCTGGTGTGTTTCTGCGCAAGGAAGACAGGTATGTTgataaatttctttattttatatccaAAGAAAAAACTAAACAATAACAGTAGGTGtcttataataacaataagttttgtatttgttgatgGGGGAAGAATATTTTCATGACTATTTCAAGGCCTAGTTGAATAGTACTGTCAGGTTTTTAAGTCAtgaaaatattctctccattcaacaatacaacatttttatttgttattaacaCATCTAACTATTCTACAGTAAACTTTGAATTAGTCATTTCCATCTTGAATTGAATGTCAAAATGCAGAAATTTTGCATATTCTCATAATTGTTGTCATgtagttatataataataataatatcatccTGGATTTGTAAAGTTTTGAATCAAAAGcatggaaacatacttccatatGCAGCTTTAATCAtagcaaagttgtgtcttgactttaccaggtacccatttgtacacatGGATGGAGAAAgtatacaatatcaaacttggttgacaaaaaaagtgtgcccaaatatgctattgatatgcctaaatatagtagactagtgatatgacactcatcatgtccatatagacGAGGCGTAAGGATACAGACAATGCAACAAGCATTGGATTCAAACTCACAATCAGTAGTCGAATGTCCGAAAAAATGCGTCGCGCGCCCATACACATATCTTATTAGATCTCACTTTTGCTTTGTTTTTATCATTGAATAGTGAAGAAAACGCAGATGTTGTGGACAGCCTTGATCACATTTACCAAGTAGGAACCTTTGTTCAGATTCATGAGATGCAAGATCTCGGTGAGAAATTGAGGATGATTGTAACTGGACATAGAAGGTACATTTCTACACAGTTAAACATATGattacatttacaatatatCTTTTATGACAGGATGGCatgtaatgtattattattatttgagtggagttgtggcttggtggtcatgatgcttggctaccactccaagggtcctgggttcaagtcccgtcacatgtcaggattttttctaagtaCCAacttactccactcccaaagacttgtaataagactttatttatgtagagcatcttgtgtatatagctggatggatcaccctcattaaatatgttagaattaaacaattgcataattaataacaaatagTGTGTATTTTATTAACTGCATCAATTGTTTTTTTGAAGGAGGATTATTTGTCTTTGCTCAGAGCTTATTTTCCAAATGACATGGCCAAATTGTTTCACATTCAACGCATGATAGTCTATGTGTTGTATGAACATTGCAGTCTATGTGCACCATTCAGAAACGATGCTGGTAGAATACACAGTAAATGCGCAAATATATcacatagttttttttttttttttttattagtacatacatttattcaatattcaacaGTCTACATAGTTTATGGGTTAAGAtacacagaagccaaagtggcttgtctttgtagtcctaagcataaacataaaacatatatggacgcattacattaacaaaaaatgacaatttgagacagaaaaagaaaaaaaaaacgaagtGAGATTAAGCAAAATATTTACAACCCCAATTTTGCAGTAGCAATAGTAGCTAGCAATATGTTTCAAATATcatctttttaatattgtactttAGCATAGGGAGCGAGGTCATGTGATTTTGTTCTAGAGTAGACTGGAGTTTATTCCAGTAAGTTGGTCCTTCAATGAAAATTgatcttttattaatttctagTCTACTGTGTGGAATATATATCTTATTTGCGTTTCTTAATGTCTTTAAGCGATAGTCTATGCATGTCATTTAGCAACTGTCCAGTGGATATGCAAATTATGGTTGAACTACCGGCCATTTCCAACACTTAGCACGACTTAGCCTCAAATGGAAAATCatggaattttatttaaatattttccaGGCCTGAAAAGTCATTTTACTTTCACttaaaagttgtagaaagaaACATGTTATAAGAAGACAATTTTTGTTGGACACCATTTGTGGAATTGTTTTAAAAAGGTCATGGAATAAAGGTTATGAACCTTGAACCCTATT
This genomic stretch from Antedon mediterranea chromosome 11, ecAntMedi1.1, whole genome shotgun sequence harbors:
- the LOC140062498 gene encoding probable U3 small nucleolar RNA-associated protein 11, translating into MSSYKKIAKAAQKSHKERGQLANRRHLGLLEKKKDYKLRAKDYHSKQDELKRLRQKAFNKNPDEFYFKMINSKMEDGVHRKKKKEKVQTDTQIRMMDTQDIRYVNLKRGIEAKKIERLKSSLHMLDEARPKNKHTFFVDTAEEASNFDPAKHLNTHPALIGRTYNRPTMETLKNQRLGQHYDEDFVKEIELERRKKYKELSARIEREKELFVIAQKMQAKRDMHEKRQKVKVTDETEDKPAVYRWFTERKK